A genome region from Triticum aestivum cultivar Chinese Spring chromosome 2B, IWGSC CS RefSeq v2.1, whole genome shotgun sequence includes the following:
- the LOC123042054 gene encoding FCS-Like Zinc finger 2 translates to MVASMACSFFFDDELLGEPGMPAMDACALCAKPLARDSDVFMYKGDTPFCSEECRHEQMQPDAVCDKQAVRRQQRFSAEKESHRGQRQSRKVSVAS, encoded by the coding sequence ATGGTGGCATCGATGGCCTGCTCCTTCTTCTTCGACGACGAGCTGCTCGGCGAGCCCGGCATGCCGGCGATGGACGCGTGCGCGCTCTGCGCCAAGCCACTGGCGCGCGACAGCGACGTCTTCATGTATAAAGGGGACACGCCCTTCTGCAGCGAGGAGTGCCGCCACGAGCAGATGCAGCCCGACGCCGTCTGCGACAAGCAGGCCGTGCGGAGACAGCAGCGGTTCTCGGCGGAGAAGGAGTCCCACCGTGGGCAGCGGCAGTCCAGGAAGGTGTCCGTCGCGAGCTAA